From Salinibacterium sp. ZJ450, one genomic window encodes:
- a CDS encoding alpha/beta fold hydrolase, translated as MATVLLHGLGGDRRQPLSLLGPVLPADTIAPDVRAHGSSTLIGHPADFTLAALAADLPLPAGPLTLIGVSMGAALALRIALTRPVERLILLRPSFTTQPLPAHLRVFPVIGELLAHHGAERGEEVFRYSNLFHAIEAESEIGAQGMLDQFRKPDAAARAIRLVEIPRNRAYRAASELAGLGIPASVIAAPRDPVHPVAVAEQWTADLPNARLTVLPARDDGVRAYTDATRAAVAEALTR; from the coding sequence GTGGCGACGGTGCTGCTGCACGGCCTCGGCGGAGACCGCCGGCAGCCGCTCAGCCTGCTTGGCCCCGTGCTGCCCGCCGACACCATCGCGCCGGACGTACGCGCGCACGGCAGCTCGACGCTGATCGGACACCCGGCCGACTTCACCCTCGCCGCCCTGGCCGCGGACCTGCCGCTGCCGGCCGGCCCGCTCACCCTGATCGGCGTCTCGATGGGCGCGGCACTGGCGCTGCGCATCGCCCTCACCCGGCCGGTTGAGCGGCTGATCCTGCTGCGGCCATCGTTCACCACCCAGCCGCTGCCGGCGCATCTGCGGGTGTTCCCGGTGATCGGCGAACTGCTTGCCCACCACGGCGCCGAGCGCGGCGAGGAAGTGTTTCGGTACAGCAACCTGTTCCACGCGATCGAGGCGGAGTCCGAGATCGGCGCGCAGGGCATGCTCGATCAATTCCGGAAACCGGATGCCGCGGCCCGGGCGATCCGGCTGGTGGAGATTCCGCGCAACCGGGCATACCGCGCAGCCTCCGAGCTCGCGGGCCTGGGCATCCCGGCATCCGTCATCGCAGCGCCTCGCGACCCGGTGCATCCGGTGGCCGTCGCCGAGCAGTGGACGGCCGACCTGCCGAACGCGCGCCTGACGGTGCTGCCCGCCCGCGACGACGGGGTGCGCGCCTACACCGACGCGACCCGCGCGGCGGTGGCGGAGGCGCTCACCCGCTGA
- a CDS encoding YqaJ viral recombinase family protein has protein sequence MTIAQPTLPLWEDEPLPDHRSRIVARSSDRFAWLRARSQGVTATDVARLSSAKALQSVAQDKILGSGFSGNAYTDHGRAREPEIAKWVRAEHRIEPSDALFHAYGERSHLATPDGLAELNGTLVLAEIKTTASAWKSIPRSYLRQVWWQQYVLGAERTLVVWEQHLDFVPISTEPKCRWVDRDDNEIHQLVGLADQLLRLIRR, from the coding sequence GTGACGATTGCGCAGCCGACCCTCCCCCTGTGGGAGGACGAGCCGCTTCCCGACCACCGATCCCGGATCGTGGCGCGGTCGAGCGACCGGTTCGCCTGGTTGCGGGCGCGCAGTCAGGGCGTCACAGCAACGGATGTCGCGCGCCTGTCCAGCGCGAAGGCGCTGCAATCGGTGGCCCAGGACAAGATCCTGGGCAGCGGTTTCTCGGGCAACGCCTACACCGATCACGGTCGCGCGCGGGAACCGGAGATCGCCAAGTGGGTGCGCGCCGAGCACCGCATCGAGCCGAGCGACGCCCTGTTCCACGCCTACGGCGAGCGCTCGCACCTGGCCACTCCCGATGGGCTGGCCGAGCTGAACGGCACGCTCGTGCTCGCCGAGATCAAGACCACGGCATCCGCCTGGAAGTCGATTCCGCGCTCCTACCTCCGCCAGGTGTGGTGGCAGCAGTACGTGCTCGGCGCCGAACGCACCCTGGTGGTCTGGGAACAGCACCTGGACTTCGTGCCGATCTCCACCGAGCCGAAATGCCGCTGGGTCGACCGCGACGACAACGAGATCCACCAGCTGGTCGGACTCGCCGACCAATTGCTCAGGCTGATCCGGCGCTGA
- a CDS encoding response regulator transcription factor — MTQQTRLTRVDGSPIRVLVVDDETSLADLLQMALRYEGWEVRTAATGQQALKLAREFEPDICVLDIMLPDIDGLDVLRRLRADGNDIPVLFLTAKDSVDDRVVGLTAGGDDYVTKPFSLEELVARLRGLIRRSAVVLGGAVDPEVQVGDLVLNEESYEVYRGDTSIELTATEFELLRFLMRNPRRVLSKSQILDRVWSYDFGGRASIVEIYISYLRKKIDALGAPMIHTVRGVGYMIKPAV; from the coding sequence GTGACTCAGCAGACTCGCCTTACCCGCGTCGACGGATCGCCCATCCGTGTGCTGGTCGTCGACGACGAAACCTCTCTCGCCGACCTGCTGCAGATGGCGCTGCGTTACGAGGGCTGGGAGGTGCGCACGGCGGCCACCGGCCAGCAGGCGTTGAAGCTCGCGCGGGAGTTCGAACCGGACATCTGCGTGCTCGACATCATGCTGCCCGACATCGACGGGCTCGATGTGCTGCGCCGGTTGCGGGCGGATGGCAACGACATCCCCGTGCTGTTCCTCACCGCCAAGGACTCGGTGGATGACCGGGTGGTCGGCCTCACCGCCGGCGGCGACGACTACGTGACCAAGCCGTTCAGCCTGGAGGAACTCGTCGCCCGGCTGCGCGGGCTGATCCGCCGCTCGGCGGTCGTGCTCGGTGGCGCCGTCGACCCAGAGGTGCAGGTCGGCGATCTGGTGCTGAACGAGGAGAGCTACGAGGTGTACCGCGGCGACACCTCGATCGAGCTGACGGCCACGGAGTTCGAGCTATTGCGCTTCCTGATGCGTAATCCGCGCCGGGTGCTCAGCAAGAGCCAGATTCTCGACCGGGTCTGGAGCTACGACTTCGGCGGGCGGGCCAGCATCGTCGAGATCTACATCTCTTATCTGCGGAAGAAGATCGACGCCCTCGGCGCACCCATGATCCACACCGTGCGCGGCGTCGGATACATGATCAAGCCGGCGGTATGA
- a CDS encoding cell wall metabolism sensor histidine kinase WalK, producing the protein MTRAPWSLKRRLVVGIVALVAVVSIIIGAVSVLSLRGYLLGQLDVEVNLATERSVRALTQRPEVSPPPGIGNAQAGGTLGVVVAADRIATPQYFDKQARLRTLTNAQQQALIQIPDDATHHSVDLAGDLGSYRVVHVQLTDSIGLIVGLPQSGVDSASGQLFLTIAGVSLAALVITALAGTAVVRVALRPLGRVVGTARRVAELPLATGEVALAERVPDVDTDPRTEVGQVGAALNLMLDHVGEALAVRQASESKVRRFVADASHELRTPLASIRGYSELTRMSGRELPEDISHALSRIESESIRMTALVEELLLLARLDAGTELRHDEVDVSRLLADAVADAHAAGPEHIWHLELPETPITVTGDQGRLHQAVANLLTNARVHTPAGTTVTVAAQTANRHAIITVADDGPGIDPELLPSLFERFVRGDSSRSRAAGSTGLGLAIVRAIVERHGGTLDVESQPGATRFELRLPRA; encoded by the coding sequence ATGACGCGCGCGCCTTGGTCGCTAAAGCGCCGGCTGGTGGTCGGCATCGTCGCGCTGGTCGCGGTGGTCAGCATCATCATCGGCGCCGTCAGCGTGCTGTCGCTGCGCGGGTACCTGCTCGGCCAGCTCGACGTTGAGGTGAACCTCGCCACCGAGCGCAGCGTCAGGGCGCTCACCCAACGCCCCGAGGTGTCGCCGCCGCCTGGCATCGGAAACGCGCAAGCCGGCGGCACCCTCGGCGTGGTCGTGGCCGCCGACCGGATCGCGACCCCGCAGTACTTCGACAAGCAGGCGCGGCTGCGCACCCTCACCAATGCGCAGCAGCAGGCATTAATCCAGATTCCGGATGACGCGACCCACCACAGCGTCGACCTCGCCGGCGACCTCGGCAGCTATCGGGTAGTGCACGTGCAACTCACCGACAGCATCGGCCTGATCGTCGGACTTCCGCAGTCCGGGGTCGACAGCGCCAGCGGGCAGCTCTTCCTGACCATCGCCGGGGTGTCGCTCGCTGCGCTGGTGATCACCGCGCTCGCCGGAACGGCGGTGGTTCGCGTGGCCCTCCGCCCGCTCGGGCGGGTGGTGGGCACCGCGCGTCGCGTGGCCGAGCTGCCGCTGGCCACGGGCGAGGTTGCGCTCGCCGAACGGGTGCCGGACGTCGACACCGACCCGCGCACCGAGGTCGGCCAGGTCGGCGCCGCCCTGAACCTCATGCTCGACCACGTCGGCGAGGCGCTGGCGGTTCGCCAGGCGAGCGAGAGCAAGGTGCGCCGGTTCGTCGCCGACGCCAGCCACGAACTGCGAACGCCGCTCGCGTCGATCCGCGGCTACTCCGAACTCACCCGCATGAGCGGGCGCGAACTGCCGGAGGACATCAGCCATGCGCTGTCCCGCATCGAGTCCGAGTCGATCCGGATGACCGCCCTGGTCGAGGAACTGCTGCTGCTCGCCCGGCTGGATGCCGGCACCGAACTGCGCCACGACGAGGTCGACGTCAGTCGCCTGCTCGCCGACGCGGTCGCCGACGCGCACGCGGCCGGTCCGGAGCACATCTGGCATCTCGAGCTTCCCGAGACGCCGATCACGGTGACCGGTGATCAGGGACGCCTGCACCAGGCGGTGGCCAACCTGCTGACCAACGCGCGCGTGCACACGCCGGCCGGCACCACCGTGACCGTTGCCGCGCAGACCGCCAACAGGCACGCGATCATCACGGTCGCCGACGACGGGCCGGGGATCGACCCCGAGCTGCTGCCGAGCCTGTTCGAACGTTTCGTGCGCGGCGACTCCTCCCGCTCCCGCGCCGCGGGCAGCACCGGCTTGGGCCTCGCGATCGTGCGGGCCATCGTGGAACGCCATGGCGGCACCCTGGATGTCGAGAGCCAGCCGGGAGCGACCCGCTTCGAGCTACGGCTGCCGCGGGCCTGA
- the rplJ gene encoding 50S ribosomal protein L10: MANKEASVAELTEKFQSSTAVLLTEYRGLTVAQLKTLRKSISADATYAVVKNTLSKIAANNAGITAFDDELVGPSAIAFVHGDPVAVAKSLRDFAKANPLLVVKGGYFDGNPLTADEVTKLADLESREVLLAKLAGAFKASLFGAAYLFNAPLSKAVRTVDALREKQESAS; encoded by the coding sequence ATGGCGAACAAGGAAGCCTCGGTTGCCGAGCTCACGGAGAAATTCCAGAGCTCGACCGCCGTTCTGCTGACCGAGTACCGCGGTCTCACTGTTGCCCAGCTGAAGACGCTGCGCAAGTCCATCAGTGCGGACGCAACCTACGCCGTGGTGAAGAACACGCTGTCCAAGATTGCGGCGAACAACGCCGGAATCACCGCCTTCGACGACGAGCTTGTTGGCCCGTCGGCGATCGCGTTCGTACACGGTGACCCTGTCGCCGTCGCGAAGAGCCTGCGTGACTTTGCCAAGGCCAATCCTCTGCTGGTCGTCAAGGGTGGTTACTTCGACGGTAACCCGCTGACCGCCGACGAGGTTACGAAGCTCGCCGACCTCGAAAGCCGGGAGGTGCTGCTGGCCAAGCTGGCCGGTGCCTTCAAGGCGTCGCTGTTCGGTGCCGCATATCTCTTCAACGCACCGCTGTCGAAGGCCGTTCGCACGGTCGACGCGCTGCGCGAGAAGCAGGAGTCCGCGAGCTAA
- the rplL gene encoding 50S ribosomal protein L7/L12, giving the protein MAKLTSDELIAAFKELTLIELSEFVKAFEETFEVTAAAPVAVAAAGGAAAAVEEVEEKDSFDVVLEAAGEKKIQVIKEVRALTSLGLGEAKALVDNAPSAVLEGANKETAEKAKAQLEEAGATVTLK; this is encoded by the coding sequence ATGGCAAAGCTCACTTCTGACGAACTGATTGCAGCGTTCAAGGAACTGACCCTCATCGAGCTCAGCGAGTTCGTCAAGGCGTTCGAGGAGACCTTCGAGGTCACCGCCGCTGCCCCCGTCGCCGTTGCTGCTGCTGGTGGCGCCGCCGCTGCTGTTGAAGAGGTCGAAGAGAAGGACTCGTTCGACGTCGTCCTCGAGGCCGCTGGCGAGAAGAAGATCCAGGTCATCAAGGAGGTGCGCGCACTCACCAGCCTCGGCCTTGGTGAGGCGAAGGCACTCGTTGACAACGCCCCTTCGGCCGTGCTCGAGGGCGCGAACAAGGAGACCGCTGAGAAGGCAAAGGCCCAGCTCGAAGAAGCTGGCGCCACCGTTACCCTCAAGTAA
- a CDS encoding fibronectin type III domain-containing protein produces MLAGFVVAILTGAGVLAFPLSASADDAAAPAVEQVVEPAPEPAAEPAPEEPAAEEPAPAAPDPEPAPAPAEDSAPAEEPAAPEAPAPAAEPEAPDAAEPEAPDAAEPDDATAPPAEPEATDPEATESDSSGSESSESPAPATSEDATTEHSEEGEHSDDGEHSDEGEDVADPRVWVDETSCPGTATINLRDLDESVRYIVKLDDEFVDAIKGETRASVYVDDLDPGKHTVTVWFNGKKFSDDSHGDDSRSDRGEWKHVEKEFWTKPCPDINVRVNDCTEPDGDASIRFWINDLSEHAWYRVTLTNNDTGDSETWDVSDATEFSERVDVDPGTDYTLTVKGKLHHGGPIGPVSKDFDTADCPEDVAIEATVTACPTVGEVEVTLSNLIEDTEYTVSVTGEDDVTFVADSDTETFTFTDLEPGSYEVTVTTNNGSGKHGDHKPRVVSEKFTVPECEVPVTPPVPPAPPAPPAPPAPPAVIQPTVVAPAAILPVTGGDASGLAFAGLVLLPLGAAMMAVASRRRRQLSESKG; encoded by the coding sequence ATGCTGGCCGGCTTTGTCGTTGCGATACTGACCGGCGCAGGCGTTCTCGCCTTCCCGCTGTCAGCGTCGGCAGATGACGCCGCCGCCCCCGCGGTCGAGCAGGTCGTCGAGCCGGCACCCGAGCCGGCTGCTGAGCCCGCTCCTGAGGAGCCGGCCGCTGAGGAGCCTGCTCCGGCCGCCCCGGACCCCGAACCCGCTCCTGCACCGGCGGAGGATTCGGCGCCCGCCGAAGAGCCCGCAGCGCCTGAGGCACCCGCGCCCGCCGCGGAGCCCGAAGCCCCGGATGCCGCGGAGCCCGAAGCCCCGGATGCCGCCGAACCCGACGACGCGACAGCACCGCCGGCGGAGCCGGAAGCCACTGACCCCGAGGCCACCGAGTCAGATTCATCCGGCTCCGAGTCCTCCGAATCGCCGGCCCCGGCCACGTCTGAGGACGCGACAACCGAGCACTCCGAGGAGGGTGAACACTCCGACGACGGTGAGCACTCCGACGAGGGAGAGGATGTCGCCGATCCGCGCGTCTGGGTGGACGAGACATCCTGCCCCGGAACCGCGACCATCAACCTGCGTGACCTCGACGAGTCGGTGCGCTACATCGTGAAGCTCGACGACGAGTTCGTCGACGCGATCAAGGGCGAGACCAGGGCGTCGGTGTACGTGGACGATCTCGACCCCGGCAAGCACACCGTCACCGTCTGGTTCAACGGCAAGAAGTTCTCGGACGACTCACACGGCGACGATTCCCGCTCCGACCGCGGCGAGTGGAAGCACGTGGAGAAAGAGTTCTGGACCAAGCCGTGCCCTGACATCAACGTGAGGGTGAACGACTGCACAGAGCCCGACGGGGACGCGTCGATCCGATTCTGGATCAACGACCTGTCCGAGCACGCCTGGTACCGCGTCACGCTGACGAACAACGACACGGGCGATTCCGAGACGTGGGACGTGAGCGACGCGACCGAGTTCAGTGAGCGAGTGGACGTCGATCCGGGCACGGACTACACCTTGACGGTGAAGGGCAAGCTGCACCATGGCGGTCCGATCGGTCCGGTCTCGAAGGACTTCGACACGGCGGACTGCCCGGAGGACGTTGCCATCGAGGCGACGGTGACCGCCTGCCCAACGGTCGGTGAGGTCGAAGTGACCCTGTCGAACCTCATCGAGGACACCGAGTACACGGTGTCGGTGACCGGTGAGGACGACGTGACCTTCGTTGCAGACTCCGACACCGAAACCTTCACGTTCACCGACTTGGAGCCGGGATCGTACGAGGTGACGGTGACGACGAACAACGGGTCTGGCAAGCACGGCGATCACAAGCCGCGGGTTGTCAGCGAGAAGTTCACCGTTCCGGAGTGCGAGGTTCCGGTGACCCCACCGGTGCCGCCGGCACCACCAGCACCGCCTGCACCGCCTGCACCGCCTGCAGTGATTCAGCCGACAGTGGTTGCGCCCGCGGCCATCCTTCCGGTGACCGGTGGTGACGCATCCGGCCTGGCATTCGCAGGCTTGGTGCTGCTGCCGCTCGGTGCCGCGATGATGGCCGTGGCCAGCCGGCGTCGGCGTCAGCTGAGCGAGTCGAAAGGATAA
- a CDS encoding LuxR C-terminal-related transcriptional regulator, with product MLDPTDILRANGSAVVGLSRDQNVDEAETEPDTLMLGSPGERARLVRELILSMPEETWVEDPAMLLALAASFRAVDSVNAVAALPYLDSADGILAAGDRDCSLIVVARLLRAIIYRALGRLVDAAEQAEFALRLADTAAAPLTERITLRALALIQLGICGTLLGQHDDARSALQQGMALGGDHLARDAGIEALGCLALIDFSSGSVQSTAKHLAAAEELMGAAMTSADLPCAPVSLAQAFVALECGRVTVARDLASALTASTLATEYEPLTLHVSALLLMAEGQFLEALEVLSDEQILIRGWQSPRMLQSLHDADRANALIHVGEMPAARQLITRLTADAHHALCPARLAALLELTTGNLADALAAAEGCLTLGDDHAPRTSLYIEVLRAAAHDALGDSGIAAAGTDRALAHAARTGERRAFTTLPADRLLSLLKAAGARPQPAVRRSVIDDLLRSVTDSSQPAISPLTDRERVVLRRIASGESVKRIAAELQVSPNTVKSQVRSIYRKLGASNRHEAVNQASAFGIAP from the coding sequence ATGTTGGACCCGACCGACATTTTGCGAGCGAATGGCTCCGCAGTTGTGGGGCTGAGCCGTGACCAGAACGTCGATGAAGCGGAAACCGAGCCAGACACGCTGATGCTCGGCAGCCCGGGCGAGCGCGCCCGGCTGGTGCGCGAACTCATCCTGTCGATGCCGGAGGAGACCTGGGTCGAGGACCCGGCGATGCTGCTCGCGCTCGCTGCCAGCTTCCGCGCGGTCGACTCCGTGAACGCGGTCGCCGCGCTGCCCTACCTCGATTCGGCCGACGGCATCCTCGCCGCCGGCGACCGCGACTGTTCATTGATCGTCGTTGCCCGGCTGCTGCGCGCGATCATCTACCGCGCGCTCGGGCGACTGGTGGATGCCGCGGAGCAGGCCGAGTTCGCGCTGCGGCTGGCCGACACGGCCGCGGCCCCGCTCACCGAGCGCATTACCCTGCGCGCGCTTGCCCTGATTCAGCTCGGCATCTGCGGTACGCTGCTCGGCCAGCACGACGACGCACGCTCAGCACTGCAGCAGGGGATGGCACTCGGCGGCGACCATCTGGCGCGGGATGCCGGGATCGAGGCCCTGGGATGCCTCGCGCTGATCGATTTCTCCTCGGGAAGTGTGCAATCGACGGCAAAACACCTCGCCGCCGCCGAGGAGCTGATGGGCGCTGCCATGACATCCGCCGACCTGCCCTGCGCTCCGGTGTCACTCGCCCAGGCCTTCGTCGCCCTGGAGTGCGGTCGTGTCACCGTCGCGCGCGACCTCGCCTCGGCACTCACCGCAAGCACTCTCGCCACCGAGTACGAACCGCTCACCCTGCACGTGTCGGCGCTGCTACTCATGGCCGAGGGGCAGTTCCTTGAGGCGCTCGAGGTACTGAGCGACGAGCAGATCCTGATTCGCGGCTGGCAGAGTCCGCGGATGCTGCAGTCACTGCACGACGCGGATCGCGCGAACGCGCTCATCCACGTCGGCGAGATGCCCGCCGCCCGGCAGCTGATCACGCGGCTCACCGCCGACGCCCACCACGCGCTGTGCCCGGCCCGACTGGCGGCGCTGCTGGAACTCACGACCGGCAATCTCGCAGACGCGCTGGCCGCCGCCGAGGGCTGCCTCACGCTGGGCGACGATCATGCCCCGCGCACATCGCTGTACATCGAGGTGTTGCGGGCGGCCGCGCACGACGCGCTCGGCGATTCCGGCATCGCAGCGGCGGGAACCGATCGCGCCCTGGCCCATGCGGCACGCACCGGCGAGCGCAGGGCATTCACGACACTGCCGGCCGACCGACTGCTGAGCCTGCTTAAGGCGGCGGGCGCTCGACCGCAGCCCGCCGTACGGCGCAGCGTCATCGATGACCTGCTGCGGTCGGTCACCGACAGCAGCCAGCCCGCCATCTCGCCCCTTACCGACCGCGAGCGTGTCGTGCTCAGGCGTATCGCCTCCGGTGAGAGCGTCAAGCGCATCGCGGCGGAGTTGCAGGTGTCACCGAACACCGTGAAGTCCCAGGTTCGAAGCATCTACCGCAAGCTCGGAGCCTCCAACCGGCACGAGGCCGTGAACCAGGCGAGCGCGTTCGGCATCGCCCCGTAA
- a CDS encoding ABC transporter substrate-binding protein translates to MRSTLHRRILAPIAAAGVIGLVLAGCTGDQAEGPGDADCGDYEDYGTFEGEEVSLLGTPVDIEADHLQTSFDTFGDCTGIEVTYQGSQEFEAQIRVLVEGDNAPDLAMFPQPGLFASFADSLIAPPAEVEANVDEFWSEDWKAYGTVDGTFLGAPLMASVKGLIWYSPSTFEENGWEIPETLDEMTTLTEDIAADGAMLPWCAGFASGEATGWPGTDWIEDMVLRLHGPEVYDQWVNHEIPFNDPQIVEAFDAVGDILKNPEYVNGGYGDVRSILDVIFQEGGWPILDGECAMHHQASFYEGLWPEGTTIAEDGDVWAFLTPGVEADAAAVTGGGEIVGAFTDSDAVKAVQTFMSSDTWANLRVELGGTVSANSGVDPANASSPLLSNVIETLQDPNTTFRFDASDLMPGAVGSDSFWKGIVAWIGGQETQATVDTIEASWPAS, encoded by the coding sequence ATGAGATCCACCTTGCACCGCCGCATTCTCGCGCCGATCGCCGCAGCAGGCGTCATCGGCCTCGTGCTCGCCGGCTGTACCGGAGACCAAGCGGAAGGGCCGGGCGACGCCGACTGCGGCGACTACGAGGACTACGGCACCTTCGAAGGCGAAGAGGTCAGCCTGCTCGGAACCCCGGTTGATATCGAGGCTGATCACCTCCAGACCTCATTCGACACCTTCGGCGACTGCACCGGTATCGAGGTGACGTATCAGGGCTCTCAGGAGTTCGAAGCGCAGATTCGCGTGCTGGTCGAGGGAGATAACGCACCGGACCTCGCCATGTTCCCGCAGCCGGGCCTGTTCGCGTCGTTCGCGGATAGCCTCATCGCCCCGCCGGCTGAGGTAGAGGCCAACGTGGATGAGTTCTGGTCCGAGGACTGGAAGGCGTACGGCACGGTCGACGGCACGTTCCTCGGCGCACCGCTCATGGCCAGCGTCAAAGGTTTGATCTGGTACTCCCCGAGCACATTCGAGGAGAACGGGTGGGAGATTCCGGAGACTCTGGACGAGATGACCACGCTGACCGAAGACATCGCCGCTGACGGCGCGATGCTGCCGTGGTGTGCCGGATTCGCATCGGGCGAGGCCACGGGCTGGCCGGGCACCGACTGGATCGAAGACATGGTGCTTCGCCTGCACGGTCCCGAGGTGTATGACCAGTGGGTGAACCACGAGATCCCGTTCAACGACCCCCAGATCGTCGAAGCGTTTGACGCGGTCGGTGACATCCTGAAGAACCCGGAGTACGTCAACGGTGGATACGGTGACGTTCGATCGATCCTCGATGTCATCTTCCAAGAAGGCGGATGGCCCATCCTCGACGGCGAGTGTGCCATGCACCACCAAGCGTCCTTCTACGAAGGGCTGTGGCCGGAGGGAACCACGATCGCCGAAGACGGAGACGTCTGGGCGTTCCTGACCCCGGGTGTTGAAGCTGACGCGGCCGCCGTCACCGGTGGTGGCGAGATCGTCGGCGCCTTCACCGACTCCGACGCGGTCAAGGCCGTGCAGACGTTCATGTCCAGCGACACCTGGGCGAACCTGCGCGTTGAACTGGGGGGAACTGTCAGCGCCAACTCCGGCGTCGACCCGGCGAACGCGTCCAGCCCACTGCTGTCCAACGTGATCGAAACCCTCCAGGACCCGAACACGACGTTCCGCTTCGACGCATCCGACCTGATGCCCGGAGCCGTCGGTTCTGACTCCTTCTGGAAGGGCATCGTCGCCTGGATCGGCGGGCAGGAGACACAGGCAACGGTAGACACCATCGAAGCCAGCTGGCCCGCCAGCTGA
- a CDS encoding carbohydrate ABC transporter permease has protein sequence MTTEDLIVKIVQVVLALALFAVVIGLLLFFIDRAPKRGRDYWQLAAFIVPALLLLAIGLIYPVVRTTVLSFGSGAGDFIGLDNFAWAFTQPAGLISLRNTIIWVILVPLISTIVGLAYAVFIDKSRGEKYYKALVFMPMAISFVGAGIIWRFVYEYRAPGNDQIGLLNQIVVWLGGEPMRWLQEAPWNTFFLIVVMIWVQTGFAMVVLSASIKGVPTEQLEAAELDGTNPWQRFIHVTLPGIRGTLVVVVTTISIATLKIFDIVRTMTAGNFETSVVANEMYTQAFRAGEAGRGAALAVILMIMVLPIVIYNVRVLRQQREIR, from the coding sequence ATGACGACCGAAGACCTCATCGTAAAGATTGTCCAGGTGGTGCTTGCCCTCGCGTTGTTCGCGGTGGTCATCGGGCTGCTCCTGTTCTTCATTGACAGGGCGCCGAAACGCGGCCGCGACTACTGGCAGCTGGCGGCCTTCATCGTTCCGGCGCTGCTGTTGCTGGCGATCGGCCTGATCTACCCGGTCGTGCGCACGACGGTCCTGTCGTTTGGAAGTGGCGCGGGCGATTTCATCGGGCTCGACAACTTCGCCTGGGCCTTCACCCAGCCGGCCGGCCTGATCTCGCTGCGCAACACCATCATCTGGGTGATTCTGGTGCCTCTGATCTCCACCATTGTGGGGCTTGCCTACGCGGTATTCATCGACAAGTCGCGCGGTGAGAAGTACTACAAGGCTCTCGTCTTCATGCCGATGGCGATCTCATTCGTGGGCGCCGGCATCATCTGGCGCTTCGTGTACGAGTACCGCGCACCGGGTAACGACCAGATCGGCTTGCTGAACCAGATCGTGGTCTGGCTCGGCGGCGAACCGATGCGGTGGCTGCAGGAAGCGCCGTGGAACACCTTCTTCCTGATCGTGGTGATGATCTGGGTGCAGACCGGGTTTGCCATGGTGGTGCTCTCGGCGTCGATCAAGGGAGTGCCGACCGAGCAACTTGAAGCCGCCGAGCTCGACGGCACCAACCCCTGGCAGCGATTCATCCACGTGACGCTTCCCGGCATCCGCGGCACTCTGGTCGTCGTAGTGACCACCATCTCGATCGCGACCCTCAAGATCTTCGACATCGTGCGCACCATGACCGCCGGAAACTTCGAGACCAGCGTCGTGGCCAACGAGATGTACACCCAGGCGTTCCGGGCCGGCGAGGCCGGCCGGGGGGCCGCGCTCGCCGTCATCCTGATGATCATGGTGCTGCCGATCGTCATCTACAACGTGAGAGTGCTGCGCCAGCAGAGGGAGATCCGATGA